A DNA window from Luteolibacter luteus contains the following coding sequences:
- a CDS encoding YkvA family protein, which produces MDPQLPSRYRAQQWYSAPRLWEKISRYALVAGRKTVLTAITLYHCLKDKDTPAWAKGVIMGALGYLVLPADMVPDIIPGAGYGDDWAALVTALATVATYVKDIHKVKAAAQTEKIFGLKGH; this is translated from the coding sequence ATGGACCCGCAACTTCCCTCGCGCTACCGCGCCCAGCAGTGGTATTCCGCGCCCCGCCTCTGGGAGAAAATTTCACGCTACGCACTGGTCGCCGGTCGCAAGACCGTCCTCACCGCAATCACGCTCTATCACTGCCTGAAAGACAAGGACACGCCTGCTTGGGCAAAGGGCGTGATCATGGGCGCATTGGGCTATCTGGTGCTCCCTGCGGACATGGTTCCGGACATCATCCCGGGCGCAGGCTACGGCGATGATTGGGCAGCGCTCGTCACTGCACTCGCGACCGTGGCCACCTATGTGAAGGACATTCACAAGGTGAAAGCCGCCGCCCAGACCGAGAAGATCTTCGGCCTGAAGGGCCACTGA
- a CDS encoding arylsulfatase gives MLRFAAFAFLSLLPTLPAAERPNVIVILADDMGFSDLGCYGSEINTPNLDALAAGGMRFSQFYNSARCCPTRASLMTGLHPHQTGIGHMTEEPGEKIPTDRPPAYQAYLNRSSVTIAEVLKDTGYATLMAGKWHLGESQHDRLPLQRGFDKFYGCYSGATLYFTPKDPRGISMGNEPDKELKSTTERPYYTTDAFTDHAIRFIGQENTSDPEKPFFLYLAYTAPHWPIQAHEEDIAKYRGKYKGGWDKLRQSRYEKQIRLGLIDPKWKLSPRDERVPAWDSLEPAKQDEMDLRMAIYAAMVDRLDQNVGKLVSFLKEKQLFDNTLIMFLADNGACAENGILGNLDVKDVAARNSVWNISYGTAWANASSTPFRLYKHFAHEGGSATPFFASWPAGIKKREGWFQQPGQIIDIMPTLVELSGAKYPRERDGKAITPMQGISLVAALKGGDINRGKPLFMEHEGNGFLRDGDWKLVGRGVAPADGVKPDRWQLYNVKEDRTELNNLAKDMPDKVAELSKQWSGWAKSASVYPKPGGAAE, from the coding sequence ATGCTCCGCTTCGCCGCTTTCGCTTTCCTCTCACTGCTCCCCACACTTCCGGCAGCAGAACGCCCGAATGTCATCGTCATCCTTGCCGATGACATGGGCTTCTCCGATCTCGGTTGCTACGGCAGCGAGATCAACACGCCGAACCTGGATGCGCTGGCCGCAGGCGGAATGCGCTTTTCGCAATTCTACAATTCCGCCCGCTGCTGCCCGACACGCGCCTCCCTGATGACCGGCCTGCATCCGCACCAGACCGGCATCGGACACATGACGGAGGAGCCGGGAGAGAAGATCCCGACGGACCGTCCGCCCGCCTATCAGGCCTATCTGAATCGCAGCAGCGTGACGATCGCGGAGGTGCTGAAGGACACCGGCTACGCCACGCTGATGGCCGGAAAGTGGCACCTGGGCGAAAGCCAGCACGACCGCCTGCCGCTGCAGCGGGGCTTCGATAAATTCTACGGCTGTTACTCCGGCGCGACCCTCTATTTCACCCCGAAGGATCCGCGCGGCATCAGCATGGGAAACGAGCCGGACAAGGAGCTGAAAAGCACCACCGAGCGCCCCTACTACACCACGGATGCCTTCACCGATCACGCGATCCGCTTCATCGGCCAAGAGAATACTTCCGATCCGGAGAAGCCTTTCTTCCTCTACCTCGCCTACACCGCACCGCACTGGCCGATCCAAGCGCACGAAGAAGACATCGCGAAGTATCGCGGCAAGTACAAGGGCGGCTGGGACAAGCTCCGCCAAAGCCGCTACGAGAAACAGATCCGCCTCGGCCTCATCGATCCGAAATGGAAGCTCTCCCCTCGCGATGAACGCGTGCCGGCATGGGATAGCCTCGAACCCGCCAAGCAGGATGAGATGGACCTGCGCATGGCCATCTATGCGGCCATGGTGGATCGCCTCGATCAGAACGTCGGCAAGCTGGTAAGCTTCCTCAAGGAGAAGCAGCTCTTCGACAATACGCTCATCATGTTCCTCGCCGACAACGGTGCCTGCGCGGAAAACGGCATCCTCGGCAACCTCGACGTGAAGGACGTGGCCGCACGAAATTCCGTGTGGAATATTTCCTACGGCACCGCATGGGCGAATGCCTCCAGCACCCCTTTCCGCCTCTACAAACACTTCGCCCACGAAGGCGGCAGCGCGACACCCTTCTTCGCGAGCTGGCCGGCAGGCATCAAGAAGCGTGAAGGATGGTTCCAGCAGCCCGGCCAGATCATCGACATCATGCCGACTCTCGTGGAACTAAGCGGCGCGAAGTATCCCCGGGAGCGTGACGGGAAAGCCATCACGCCCATGCAAGGGATCTCCTTGGTTGCAGCTCTCAAGGGCGGCGACATCAACCGCGGCAAACCGCTCTTTATGGAACACGAAGGCAACGGCTTCCTGCGCGATGGCGATTGGAAGCTCGTGGGACGCGGCGTGGCTCCAGCGGATGGCGTGAAGCCGGACCGTTGGCAGCTTTACAACGTCAAGGAGGACCGCACCGAACTGAACAACCTCGCAAAGGACATGCCGGATAAAGTCGCCGAACTCTCCAAGCAATGGTCCGGGTGGGCCAAGTCTGCCTCAGTCTATCCAAAGCCGGGCGGAGCAGCGGAGTAG
- the ilvD gene encoding dihydroxy-acid dehydratase, producing MAISDMIKKGAIRAPHRSLLRATGAIRSEEDWEKPFIAVANSFVQIIPGHAHLDVVGRKVREAIRATGGVPFEFNCIGVDDGIAMGHGGMRYSLASREIIADSIETMLRAHCFDGVVCIPNCDKIVPGMMMGAARVNIPTVFVSGGPMQSGRNPVTGESLDLASVFEAVGKLSANAITEEQLGTIEKNACPTCGSCSGMFTANSMNCLCEALGLALPGNGSILATDPARDALFERAGRTIIRLVRDGVKPSDLLTREAFQNAIALDMAMGGSSNTILHTIAVAREAGVPLGMEDFNEMAERVPHLCKVAPSGKHYMEDIDRAGGIFAILKTLAEIPGVLHLDALTASGLTIGETLSVAEVKDREVIRPVERAYSTRGGLSVLHGNIAPGGCVVKSAGVSPAMMKFTGPAVVFESGEEATTGILTGQVKAGDVVVIRYEGPKGGPGMPEMLAPTSAIAGRGLSESVALITDGRFSGATRGGAIGHVCPEAAAGGPIALVEPGDLIAIDIPQRSIHLLVPEEEIAARRARWTAPQPKARSGYLGRYAAMVGGADQGAVLSIP from the coding sequence ATGGCAATCAGCGACATGATCAAGAAGGGTGCGATCCGCGCGCCGCATCGCAGCCTGCTGCGTGCGACCGGTGCGATCCGGTCCGAAGAGGATTGGGAGAAACCCTTCATCGCGGTGGCGAATTCCTTCGTCCAGATCATCCCCGGCCATGCCCATCTGGACGTGGTGGGCCGGAAAGTGCGCGAAGCCATCCGCGCTACGGGAGGTGTGCCCTTTGAGTTCAATTGCATCGGCGTGGACGATGGAATCGCGATGGGGCATGGAGGGATGCGCTACTCTCTGGCCTCGCGTGAAATTATTGCGGATAGCATTGAGACGATGTTGCGGGCCCATTGCTTCGACGGCGTGGTGTGCATCCCGAACTGCGACAAGATCGTGCCCGGCATGATGATGGGTGCCGCGCGGGTGAATATTCCCACCGTTTTCGTTTCGGGCGGGCCGATGCAGTCCGGCAGGAATCCGGTGACGGGTGAGTCGCTGGACCTTGCTTCGGTGTTCGAGGCGGTGGGCAAGCTTTCGGCGAATGCGATTACCGAGGAACAACTCGGTACGATTGAAAAGAATGCCTGCCCCACCTGCGGTTCCTGCTCCGGGATGTTCACGGCGAATTCGATGAACTGCCTTTGCGAAGCCCTGGGACTCGCGTTGCCTGGCAATGGCTCGATCCTCGCCACGGATCCGGCGCGCGATGCTTTGTTTGAGCGGGCCGGCAGAACCATCATCCGCCTGGTGCGCGATGGCGTGAAGCCCTCCGACCTGCTGACGCGGGAGGCCTTTCAGAATGCCATCGCCTTGGATATGGCGATGGGCGGATCCTCGAACACGATCCTGCACACGATTGCCGTGGCGCGTGAAGCCGGAGTCCCTCTTGGAATGGAGGATTTTAACGAGATGGCCGAGCGTGTGCCGCATCTGTGCAAGGTGGCGCCTTCGGGAAAGCATTATATGGAGGACATCGATCGGGCAGGGGGCATCTTTGCGATTCTGAAGACCCTCGCGGAAATTCCGGGAGTCCTTCACCTGGATGCTTTGACCGCAAGCGGCCTCACGATTGGAGAGACGCTTTCGGTGGCAGAGGTGAAGGACCGCGAAGTGATCCGGCCGGTGGAAAGAGCTTATTCCACAAGAGGCGGGCTCTCGGTTCTCCATGGGAACATCGCACCCGGTGGATGCGTGGTGAAATCCGCCGGGGTGAGTCCGGCGATGATGAAATTCACCGGGCCCGCGGTGGTGTTCGAGTCCGGCGAGGAAGCCACCACCGGCATCCTTACCGGCCAGGTGAAGGCCGGGGACGTGGTGGTGATCCGATACGAAGGCCCGAAAGGCGGTCCCGGCATGCCCGAGATGCTGGCCCCTACTTCAGCGATCGCCGGGCGCGGGCTTTCGGAATCCGTGGCCTTGATCACGGACGGACGTTTTTCCGGTGCCACCCGCGGCGGTGCGATCGGACACGTGTGCCCGGAGGCAGCAGCAGGCGGTCCTATCGCCCTGGTGGAACCCGGTGATCTCATCGCGATCGATATTCCACAACGCAGCATCCATCTTCTAGTGCCAGAAGAGGAGATTGCAGCGCGACGTGCGCGATGGACAGCACCTCAGCCGAAGGCGAGAAGCGGCTATCTTGGCCGCTATGCGGCGATGGTGGGCGGTGCCGATCAGGGGGCGGTGTTGTCGATTCCGTGA
- a CDS encoding LysR substrate-binding domain-containing protein, with protein MDCSFRELECFLAVAEELSFTRAAKRLNLAQPPLSRHIRTLEDKIGARLFIREPRGVSLTAAGDRFYEETRTIPGKLSQAGEAAKRTAAGEISRLRIGFVSAVMSDGLLSVLKRFRASAPGVQILLQDMPPNEQIRAIMEGKLDGGFVGIEEPRELGGIEIMPWLREPLQCFVPSDHPLAQRSRISLKDLSAEPFVAVAHEAAPSFSNLVRRLCGDVGFRPRVVLESHRAQAVVVMVAAGSGIAILPSALERVAGSGVKAIPFKERLTITHHFARRSGKAEGPMRDFGHALKNSTR; from the coding sequence ATGGATTGTTCGTTCCGGGAATTGGAGTGCTTCCTCGCCGTGGCCGAGGAGTTGTCGTTCACCCGTGCGGCAAAACGCCTGAACCTCGCGCAGCCGCCCTTGTCCCGCCACATCCGGACCTTGGAGGATAAAATCGGCGCGCGCCTCTTCATCCGCGAGCCACGGGGCGTTTCGCTCACCGCGGCGGGCGACCGCTTCTACGAGGAAACGCGGACCATCCCCGGGAAGCTGTCGCAGGCCGGAGAAGCCGCGAAGCGCACCGCGGCGGGCGAAATTTCGCGCCTGCGGATCGGCTTCGTCAGTGCCGTCATGAGCGATGGCCTGCTCTCCGTGCTCAAGCGCTTCCGCGCATCGGCTCCCGGAGTGCAGATTCTTCTGCAAGACATGCCACCGAACGAGCAGATCCGCGCGATCATGGAAGGGAAGCTCGATGGAGGCTTCGTGGGCATCGAGGAACCGCGAGAACTCGGAGGCATCGAGATCATGCCTTGGCTTCGCGAGCCGCTGCAGTGCTTCGTCCCGTCCGACCACCCTCTTGCACAACGAAGCCGCATTTCCCTGAAGGACCTCTCTGCCGAACCATTCGTGGCCGTGGCACACGAAGCCGCGCCCTCCTTCTCGAATCTGGTCAGGCGACTATGCGGCGATGTGGGCTTCCGACCACGCGTCGTTTTGGAATCCCATCGCGCGCAAGCGGTAGTCGTGATGGTGGCCGCAGGATCCGGGATCGCGATCTTGCCCTCCGCCTTGGAACGCGTCGCCGGAAGCGGGGTAAAGGCGATCCCTTTCAAGGAGCGCCTCACGATCACGCATCACTTCGCCCGGAGATCAGGCAAGGCCGAAGGCCCGATGCGGGACTTCGGCCATGCCTTGAAAAATTCGACTCGCTAG